AATTGCCGGTGCTTGGGAGAGGCAGCGTAGTGGCTTGGGCTTCGGTGCGCCGCCAGACCCGCAGGTTGGAGGGACTCATGGAGTCGCCGCTATCCAGATAGTCCTCCAGGGATATCTCTTCATACTTGCCGCTCTCACCGTCATATATTGCGATGCCGGCCATCCCGGGGGTTCGCTTTGAAACGCCCGTGCTGGAATCGGTGGCATCGAATTTGACGATGCTCTCGACGGCGATCGGGGCGCCCTGGTTGAAATGCTGCTTGCTTTCGAGGCCCCAGGCGTTGCCCTGCATGATTAATGTCGGTATGGGTGGACCGCCAGGATTCGGGTTGGCGGTGGTCGTGAAGGAGTATGAGTCGGTCGATGGCGGCGCCAGCGGGTTGGCTGGATCCGGATAGATGTTATAAGTATGGAAATTCCATTTATCCGTCGGAGTTGACGGTGGGGAGTGTTGGTTTAGGGGCGCCCAGTCCTCGATCCAGACCGATCCCGCCTCGGCCCTCGAGGCCGCGAGCCAGCCGAGTCCGATCAGGACCAGCACGGTCGCCAGCACGAGCACGACCAGGAAACGGAAAAGCGGGTGAATCTTCGTGGTTTGAGGTTTACCCTTCGCCGCCGGTTGCTCATCGACATCGGCGCCGGCCGTAACTATACGGGCGTTGGTGATTTTACCGCGAATTATGGTATCTTCCTTGCTGCCGTTTGCCCCGAGGTATGTGCCTGATTCCATCCAGGCCAAACCTTAGTATAACGTGTTGGGAAGTCAATATCACAATGGCCGATTACATGGAAATCACGATAATAATAGCTACCTCGAACGCCAACAAGGCGCGCGAGTTCGCCGATCTTCTTCCCGGCGTCCGGGTTCTGCCCATGCCCGGAGGCATCGAGCTTCCCGAGGAGACCGGCTCTACTTTCGAGGAGAACGCCCGCCTGAAGGCCGAATCGGTGCTCTGGCAGCTCCGGGCCGGTCCTGAAAGCGCGACTGTCGCCGGGCCCGGAGTCTGGGTGATGGCCGACGACTCCGGCCTCGAGGTCGAGGCGCTGGGCGGCGCTCCGGGGATTCACTCCGCCCGCTACGGCGGCGAGGGCGCTACCGACACCGGCAACGTCGACAAGCTGCTGGCCGAATTGAAGGGAAAGAGCGACCGGCGGGCGCGGTTCGTCTGCGTGCTCGTCTGCGTTTCAGCTTCGAACGGAGAGCTGGTCGCCCGCGGCGACTTCGAGGGATCTATCGCCGAGGCGCCGCGCGGGCGCAGCGGCTTCGGCTACGACCCGGTTTTCATTCCCGCGAATAAAAAATTAACGGTTTCCCAGATTCCTGCCGAAGAGAAAAACCGCATCAGTCACCGTGCCCGGGCTGCCCACAGTCTGCTAGCTCAGCTTCGGGGAGGCTAACTCAGAAGCGAGGGCTTTCCAAGGGGGGGTGGAAGGCAACTTTTAGGGATGCGGAGCGCCTTGAGAGTTTATTAACACCCTTTATGCAGATTGTGGGCTCCCGGACCGGACGAATTTTCCGCCGCCGTTTTTCCTCTCTAACACCCTTTTGGTGCTTGCCCTAGTTTTGCCATCACCCCCGGCGGGTATTAATGAAGCATGAAATGGTCTTTCAAGATCGGGCGCGTCTTTGATATCGAGCTGCGCGTCCACATCACCTTTTTTCTGATTATTGTCTACGCCGCCTATATCTGGGGCGTGGGCTACCATCAGGGATGGGCGGGCGCGGTCTACGGAGCCGTCCTGATCTCGGCGCTGTTCCTCTGCGTCGTCATCCATGAGCTCTGCCACTCGCGCATGGCGCAGTACTACGGCGGCGAGGTGGCGAGCATCACCCTCCTGCCGATCGGCGGCGTCTCGCTGCTGAAGAACATGCCCGACGACCCCAAGAAGGAATTCTGGGTGACAATCGTCGGCCCCGTCAGCAACGTCATCATCGGTATTCTCCTTATACCATTCCTCTACCTGGTGCCCAATCAGGTCGACGGCGCCTATGGCGCCTTCACCAACGCCGACGTACTCACCGGCATCTCGCTGCAGGGCTTTGTCAGTTATATGCTGCTTATCAACTTCCTGCTGGCGGTCTTCAACCTGCTGCCGGCTTTCCCGCTCGATGGAGGCCGCGTGCTCAGAAGCCTGCTGGCGCAGCGCATGTCTTACGTGTCAGCGACCCGCGCCGCGGTCACCACCGGCCAGGTGTTCGCCTTTATCTTCGGAATCGCGGGTCTGCTGCAGGGAGCCTGGCTCTGGGTAATCATCGCCGTGTTTATCTATATGGGAGCCGAGCAGGAGGGTGCCGCCGCCGAGATGAAGACGGTGCTGTCGAGGCTGACCGTGGGCCAGGCGGTCGAGGAAGATACCAAGACCGTGGCCCCGGATCAAACGCTGAGCGACGTGGTTGCGATCGTGCTCCATGCCTACCAGGAAGACTTCCCGGTGGTTGACGGCGGCCGGATAGTCGGGGTGCTGACGCGCGCCAAGCTGCTGGGCGGCCTGCACCAGCTGGGGGCGCACACGACCGTCGAGCAGGTCATGGAAAAAGAATTCCCGGTCGTTGACGCCGAGGCCCGTTTCTCGGAGGTCTACGAGAAGATGAACTCGAGCGGCATCAAGGCCATCCCGGTGGTGAAGAACAAGCGACTGCTGGGGATGGTGACGCTCGAGCACCTGAGCGAAGTCTTCATGCTGCTAAGCTCCACCGACGATACGCTGATGCCACAGGCATAAAAAGACGGCCCCCCGGGACCGTCTTTTTTTTCAATTGGAACGCATAGCTGGAATGCAGCCGCTTATTTCTTCTTCGCCTTTATTCGTTTGCCCTCGGGCTTGCTTCCCTTGACCTCGATGTGTTTCGCCGGCACCGCTTCCACGGCGCCCTTGATCCTGATCTCGAGCACGCCGTCCTCGAAGCCGGCCTCGATGTCTTTCTCGCTTACCTTGTCCGGCAGCGGCACGGTCCGCTCGAAGCTGCCATAAGTGCGCTCGCGGCGATAGAAATCATCCTCCCTGATCTCCTTGTCCTCCTCGCGCTGGCCGGTGATGGTGAGCATGTGGTCGGCCAGAGTAATGTCAACATCCTCGGCCTTGATGCCCGGCAGTTCCATCCGCACGAACATGTCGTCACCCTTGGAATAGATGTCCGTTGGCACGCGCATGGCTTCGAGCCCCAGGAAGGGCTCCCCCAGCAGCGACCTGAAGGGGCGGCCGAACAGGCTCGTCATCTCGTGGGGCATATCCAGCAGTTCCCTGTATGGTGTACGTCTTACAAGTGCCATTTTATTCACCTCCTCACGCAAGATTCGGACTTTGTATCCATACCTCTTTCATTACCCGTTTGCGTGGAACTAAACAATAAGAAAAGGGAAGCTTTCCGAATGGCCTTGCGGCGTAGGACAAGGAATACTAATATGAATTATCATACTTTTCCCACGACTAAAGGATTGAGTCAGATGGCCAAAAACAACCACCCCGATCCACAGTTCTGGGGCTCGGCGACCGTGGGCGAGCGGGGGCAGATCGTCATTCCCGCCGACGCCCGCCAGGAGATGGACATCAAGCAGGGCGACAAGCTGCTGATCTTCTCGGGTATGCGGGGCGGGGCGCTGAACGTGATCAAGGCGGAGCAGGTCTCCGAGTTTGTTTCGCGGGCGATGGCGCGGCTCACCAAGATGGAAGAGATAGCCCGCAAGGAGGAAGAATGAGCACGGAGGAAGCTACGGAAGAAACTGCCCGCGCGGCTGAAGCGGCCAGCGCGGCGGAAACTGCCCGCGCGGCTGAAGCGGCAGCGGCGGTGGCAGGGCGTCCGCCGGCATCGTCAGGCGCGGTCATAGAGGTCGACCGGCTGACGCGAAAATTCAACGGCTTCACGGCTGTGGACGCGGTCAGCTTTTCCATCGGCCGCAAGGAGATCTTTGGTTTTCTGGGGCCGAACGGCGCCGGCAAGACCACCACCATCAGCATGCTGGTCACCCTGCTCAAGCCGACGTCGGGAACGGCAACGCTCAACGGTTTCGATATCGCCACCCAGCAGGATGCCGTGCGGCAGTCGATCGGCATCGTCTTCCAGGATCCGACCCTCGACGACCAGCTGACGGCGCGTGAGAACCTCGAGTTCCACGCCATGTTGTACAACGTGCCGCCGGGCGAACGTGAATCGCGTGCGCAACGCGTGCTGGGCATGGTCGGGCTTCTGGATCGCTCACGCGACCGGGTCGAGACTTATTCCGGAGGCATGAAGCGGCGGCTGGAGATCGCGCGCGGGCTCATGCACTATCCGCACGTGCTGTTCCTCGACGAGCCGACCCTGGGTCTCGACCCCCAGACGCGGAGCGCCATCTGGGAGCATGTGCACGAGCTTAGGGCCGAATACGACATAACAGTATTTTTGACAACCCATTACATGGAAGAAGCGGAGAATTGCGACCGCATCGCCATCATCGACAGCGGCAAGATCGTGGCTCTGGACACCCCCGGGGTCCTCAAGCACGGCGTCGGCGGCGACATCATCACCCTGCGTTCCGCCGACGCGGCGGCCACGGTCGCGGAGCTGAAGGAAAAATTCCAGCTGGAGGCCACGGTGAAGCCGGTCTCGGCCGACACCTCGGGCCCCGCCGGAGACCGAATCTATCTAGAGGCGCCCAACGGACGCACGCTGTTGCCGCAGATCCTCAAAGGCCTGACTACCGAGATCCTCTCCGTGGCCGTCCGCGAGCCTACCCTCGACGACGTCTTCCTGGGGTTGACCGGCAAGCAGATACGTGAGGAATCGGTCGACAAGATGGACGCGATGAAAACACGCATTCGGCGGCGCCGTTCGATGGGAGGCCACCGATGAAACGATTCCGGGCTGTATACATAATCTGGCTGCGGGACTTGAAGCGCCATTTCCGCGACCGCGCGCGCATCATCGGCTCGCTGGCCTCGCCGATCATCTTCATCTTCATCCTGGGGCAGGGGCTGGGTTCCACCATCGGCGCCAACCTGCCGGTCGGCGGCGGCACGCTTGACTACAAGACTTTCATGTTTCCGGGAATCCTGGGGATGACGGTGCTGTTCGCCGGCGTGTTCGCTTCGGTCTCGATCGTCTGGGACCGCGAGTTCGGTTTCCTCAAGGAGATGCTGGTGGCTCCGGTCCCCAGCTGGAGCATCGCCGTGGGCAAGGTAGTCAGCGGCGCCACCATCGCCTCCTTTCAGGGGTGCATCATGCTGCTGCTGGCCCCGTTCGCGGGTGTATCGCTGTCGCCGCTGATCATCGCGGAGCTGATCCCGACGCTGTTTCTGGTCGCCTGCTCCATGACGGGGCTGGGAGTGCTGGTGGCTTCGCGGCTCAAGAGCATGCAGGGATTCCAGATGATCATGAACTTCATCATGATGCCCATGTTCTTCATCTCCGGCGCCATGTTCCCGCTGGCCAACGCGCCGGGATGGATGGACGCGCTGTCAAAGATCGATCCGCTTACCTATGGCGTCGACGCCCTGAGGAGCATAATGCTGGTTGGCGTGCCTTCCCGCTACGCCTTTTCTACGGATATCGCTGTCATCGCGCTGCTCTCCGTGGTGATGGTGGCGATCGCCGTCACTACCTTCAGCCGGCAGACGTAATAGGGCGGCGCCCGGAGGCAAAGGCTGCCGGCACGTAATAGGGCGGCGGTGATTATATAATCACCGCATGTCCGCAAGCCTGAGCCACAAAGTCAGGTTCCATCCGCAGTACCGCTGGCTGGTGCTGGTCACGGTGGCCGCCGGCATGATGATGGCCATCCTCAGTTCGTCGATAGTCAACATCGCGCTGCCCGATATCTCCACCGAGTTCGGCTCCAGCATTAGCACCACCGCCTGGGTCGCTTCCATCTACATGATCATGCAGGCGACCTTCATGCCGGTATCCGGG
This DNA window, taken from Actinomycetota bacterium, encodes the following:
- a CDS encoding Hsp20/alpha crystallin family protein: MALVRRTPYRELLDMPHEMTSLFGRPFRSLLGEPFLGLEAMRVPTDIYSKGDDMFVRMELPGIKAEDVDITLADHMLTITGQREEDKEIREDDFYRRERTYGSFERTVPLPDKVSEKDIEAGFEDGVLEIRIKGAVEAVPAKHIEVKGSKPEGKRIKAKKK
- a CDS encoding AbrB/MazE/SpoVT family DNA-binding domain-containing protein: MAKNNHPDPQFWGSATVGERGQIVIPADARQEMDIKQGDKLLIFSGMRGGALNVIKAEQVSEFVSRAMARLTKMEEIARKEEE
- the rdgB gene encoding RdgB/HAM1 family non-canonical purine NTP pyrophosphatase; amino-acid sequence: MADYMEITIIIATSNANKAREFADLLPGVRVLPMPGGIELPEETGSTFEENARLKAESVLWQLRAGPESATVAGPGVWVMADDSGLEVEALGGAPGIHSARYGGEGATDTGNVDKLLAELKGKSDRRARFVCVLVCVSASNGELVARGDFEGSIAEAPRGRSGFGYDPVFIPANKKLTVSQIPAEEKNRISHRARAAHSLLAQLRGG
- a CDS encoding site-2 protease family protein; this encodes MKWSFKIGRVFDIELRVHITFFLIIVYAAYIWGVGYHQGWAGAVYGAVLISALFLCVVIHELCHSRMAQYYGGEVASITLLPIGGVSLLKNMPDDPKKEFWVTIVGPVSNVIIGILLIPFLYLVPNQVDGAYGAFTNADVLTGISLQGFVSYMLLINFLLAVFNLLPAFPLDGGRVLRSLLAQRMSYVSATRAAVTTGQVFAFIFGIAGLLQGAWLWVIIAVFIYMGAEQEGAAAEMKTVLSRLTVGQAVEEDTKTVAPDQTLSDVVAIVLHAYQEDFPVVDGGRIVGVLTRAKLLGGLHQLGAHTTVEQVMEKEFPVVDAEARFSEVYEKMNSSGIKAIPVVKNKRLLGMVTLEHLSEVFMLLSSTDDTLMPQA
- a CDS encoding ABC transporter permease, with protein sequence MKRFRAVYIIWLRDLKRHFRDRARIIGSLASPIIFIFILGQGLGSTIGANLPVGGGTLDYKTFMFPGILGMTVLFAGVFASVSIVWDREFGFLKEMLVAPVPSWSIAVGKVVSGATIASFQGCIMLLLAPFAGVSLSPLIIAELIPTLFLVACSMTGLGVLVASRLKSMQGFQMIMNFIMMPMFFISGAMFPLANAPGWMDALSKIDPLTYGVDALRSIMLVGVPSRYAFSTDIAVIALLSVVMVAIAVTTFSRQT
- a CDS encoding ATP-binding cassette domain-containing protein, with protein sequence MSTEEATEETARAAEAASAAETARAAEAAAAVAGRPPASSGAVIEVDRLTRKFNGFTAVDAVSFSIGRKEIFGFLGPNGAGKTTTISMLVTLLKPTSGTATLNGFDIATQQDAVRQSIGIVFQDPTLDDQLTARENLEFHAMLYNVPPGERESRAQRVLGMVGLLDRSRDRVETYSGGMKRRLEIARGLMHYPHVLFLDEPTLGLDPQTRSAIWEHVHELRAEYDITVFLTTHYMEEAENCDRIAIIDSGKIVALDTPGVLKHGVGGDIITLRSADAAATVAELKEKFQLEATVKPVSADTSGPAGDRIYLEAPNGRTLLPQILKGLTTEILSVAVREPTLDDVFLGLTGKQIREESVDKMDAMKTRIRRRRSMGGHR